A genomic region of Clavibacter michiganensis subsp. insidiosus contains the following coding sequences:
- a CDS encoding IS481-like element IS1122 family transposase — protein MSHANARLTVHGRVLLVRRVVEDRRPVSHVARELGVSRQCAHRWVNRFRSEGFEGLSDRSSRPRRVPTRTSPERERAVVEARTRLRSGPARLAPVTGVPARTISRILRRHGAPPLAWLDPVTGAVIRASRSTANRYEHEHPGDLIHVDVKKLGRIPDGGGWRAHGRSEQVRGRGIGFDYVHAVVDDHTRLAYAEIHPDEKGVTAAGFLTRAAAYFAEHGITRIERVLTDNAFAYRHSAAFQNAVTQLGARQKFIRPHCPWQNGKVERFNRTLATEWAYRQPFTSNQARTDALDPWIQHYNTERIHSGHGLTPAARVSPT, from the coding sequence ATGTCCCACGCTAATGCTCGTCTGACGGTTCACGGGAGGGTTCTCCTCGTGCGGCGGGTGGTCGAGGATCGTCGGCCGGTCTCGCATGTCGCGCGCGAACTCGGTGTGTCGCGTCAGTGCGCGCATCGGTGGGTGAATCGGTTCCGGTCCGAGGGCTTCGAAGGCTTGTCGGACCGGTCCTCGAGGCCGAGACGGGTGCCGACGAGGACGAGCCCGGAACGAGAACGAGCCGTCGTGGAAGCGAGGACCCGATTGCGATCAGGTCCTGCCCGGTTGGCGCCGGTGACCGGTGTTCCAGCCCGCACGATCTCCCGCATCCTGCGGCGGCACGGGGCACCGCCGTTGGCATGGTTGGACCCCGTCACCGGGGCCGTGATCCGGGCATCCCGGTCGACGGCAAACCGGTACGAGCATGAGCATCCCGGCGACCTGATCCACGTCGACGTGAAGAAGCTCGGCCGGATCCCGGACGGCGGCGGCTGGCGGGCGCATGGCCGCAGCGAACAGGTTCGTGGTCGTGGGATCGGGTTCGATTACGTCCACGCCGTGGTCGATGACCACACCCGCCTCGCCTACGCGGAGATCCACCCGGACGAGAAGGGCGTGACCGCGGCAGGGTTCCTGACCCGGGCCGCGGCGTACTTCGCCGAGCACGGCATCACCCGCATCGAACGGGTCCTGACGGACAACGCGTTCGCCTACCGGCACTCGGCCGCGTTCCAGAACGCGGTCACGCAGCTCGGTGCGAGGCAGAAGTTCATCCGCCCGCACTGCCCCTGGCAGAACGGCAAGGTCGAACGCTTCAACCGCACCCTCGCGACCGAGTGGGCCTACCGGCAACCCTTCACCAGCAACCAAGCCAGAACCGACGCCCTTGATCCGTGGATCCAGCACTACAACACTGAACGAATCCACTCGGGCCACGGGCTGACGCCCGCGGCCCGAGTGTCACCAACGTGA